One Leopardus geoffroyi isolate Oge1 chromosome C1, O.geoffroyi_Oge1_pat1.0, whole genome shotgun sequence DNA segment encodes these proteins:
- the LOC123597245 gene encoding chloride channel protein ClC-Ka isoform X1 gives MEELVGLREGSSGSPVTLQELWGPCPRIRRGIRGGLEWLKQKLFRVGEDWYFLMTLGVLMALISYAMNFAIGRVVRAHKWLYREIGDSHLLRYLSWTVYPVALVSFSSGFSQSITSFSGGSGIPELKTILSGVVLEDYLDIKNFGAKVVGLTCTLATGSTLFLGKVGPFVHLSVMIAAYLGRVHTKAIGEPENKNKQNEMLVAAAAVGVATVFAAPFSGVLFSIEVMSSHFSVWDYWRGFFAATCGAFMFRLLAVFNSEQETITSLYKTNFRVDVPFDLPEIFFFVALGAICGILSCAYLFCQRTFLGFVKTNRVTSKLLATSKPLYSALAALVLASVTYPPGVGRFIASRLSMKQHLESLFDNNSWALMTRNSSPPWPEELDPQNLWFEWYHPRFTIFGTLAFFLVMKFWMLILATTIPMPAGYFMPIFIFGAAIGRLIGEALAVAFPEGIVAGGVTNPIMPGGYALAGAAAFSGAVTHTISTALLAFELTGQIVHALPVLMAVLAANAIAQSFQPSFYDGTIIVKKLPYLPWIRGRKISSHRVTVEHFMDATITTVAKDTPLEEVVKVVTSTDMAKYLLVESTESQILVGTMERAHLVQALQAEPPSWAPGHQQCLQDILAGGCPVEPVTLQLSPETSLHQAHNLFELLNLRSLPVTSRGRAVGSVSWVELKKAISSLTNPPAPK, from the exons ATGGAAGAGCTGGTAGGGCTGCGTGAGGGCTCCTCGGGGAGCCCTGTGACTCTTCAGGAGCTATGGGGCCCGTGTCCCCGCATCCGCAGAGGCATTCGAG GGGGCCTGGAGTGGCTGAAGCAGAAGCTGTTCCGCGTCGGGGAGGACTGGTACTTCCTGATGACCCTCGGGGTGCTCATGGCCCTGATCAGCTACGCCATGAACTTCGCTATCGGGCGCGTGGTCAGAG CACACAAGTGGCTCTACCGGGAGATTGGGGACAGCCACCTGCTCCGGTATCTCTCCTGGACTGTGTACCCTGTGGCCCTGGTCTCCTTCTCCTCTGGCTTCAGCCAGAGCATCACATCCTTCTCTGGAG GTTCTGGAATCCCAGAGCTGAAAACTATTCTGTCAGGCGTGGTGTTGGAGGACTACCTGGATATTAAGAACTTCGGGGCCAAGGTCGTGGGCCTTACCTGCACCCTAGCCACTGGCAGCACCCTTTTCCTGGGCAAAGTG GGCCCCTTCGTGCACCTGTCTGTGATGATCGCTGCCTACCTGGGCCGTGTGCACACCAAGGCCATTGGGGAGCCTGAG AACAAGAACAAGCAGAACGAGATGCTGGTGGCAGCGGCCGCGGTGGGTGTGGCCACAGTGTTTGCAGCGCCCTTCAGCG GCGTCCTGTTCAGCATCGAGGTCATGTCTTCCCACTTCTCTGTCTGGGATTACTGGAGGGGCTTCTTCGCTGCCACCTGCGGGGCCTTCATGTTCCGCCTCCTGGCAGTCTTCAACAGCGAGCAGG agaCCATCACCTCCCTCTACAAGACCAATTTCAGGGTGGATGTCCCCTTCGACCTGCCAGAGATCTTCTTTTTTGTGGCCCTGGG ggccatCTGCGGCATCCTGAGCTGCGCTTACCTCTTCTGTCAGCGAACATTCCTTGGTTTTGTCAAGACCAACCGGGTCACCTCCAAACTGCTGGCCACCAG caaGCCTCTGTATTCCGCCCTGGCCGCCTTGGTTCTTGCTTCCGTCACCTACCCCCCTGGCGTGGGCCGCTTCATCGCTTCTCGG CTGTCCATGAAGCAGCATCTGGAGTCACTGTTCGACAACAACTCGTGGGCGCTGATGACCCGGAACTCATCCCCGCCCTGGCCTGAGGAGCTCGACCCCCAGAACCTGTGGTTCGAGTGGTACCACCCACGGTTCACCATCTTTGGGACCCTCGCCTTCTTCCTGGTTATGAAG TTCTGGATGCTGATTCTGGCCACCACAATCCCCATGCCTGCCGGCTACTTCATGCCCATATTCATCTTCG GAGCTGCCATCGGGCGCCTCATCGGGGAGGCCCTGGCTGTTGCCTTCCCTGAGGGCATCGTGGCCGGAGGGGTCACCAACCCCATTATGCCTGGAGGGTACGCCCTGGCAG GGGCTGCGGCCTTCTCAGGGGCTGTGACCCACACCATCTCCACGGCGCTGCTGGCCTTCGAGCTGACCGGCCAGATAGTGCACGCGTTGCCGGTGTTGATGGCCGTGCTGGCAGCGAACGCCATCGCCCAGAGCTTCCAGCCTTCCTTCTATGACGGCACCATCATTGTCAAGAAGCTGCCATACCTTCCGTGGATCCGAGGTCGGAAAATCAG CTCTCACCGTGTGACTGTGGAGCACTTCATGGACGCTACCATCACCACGGTGGCCAAGGACACACCGCTGGAGGAAGTGGTCAAGGTCGTGACCTCCACGGACATGGCCAAGTACCTCCTGGTGGAAAGCACAG AGTCCCAGATACTGGTGGGCACCATGGAAAGGGCCCACCTGGTGCAGGCCCTCCAGGCTGAGCCACCTTCCTGGGCTCCAGGACACCAG CAGTGTCTCCAGGACATCTTGGCTGGGGGCTGTCCCGTGGAGCCAGTGACCCTGCAGCTGTCTCCGGAGACCTCCCTGCACCAG GCACACAACCTCTTCGAGCTGCTGAACCTTCGGTCCCTCCCTGTGACGTCCCGGGGCAGAGCTGTAGGCTCCGTGTCTTGGGTGGAG TTGAAGAAAGCAATTTCCAGCCTGACAAACCCACCAGCCCCAAAGTGA
- the LOC123597245 gene encoding chloride channel protein ClC-Ka isoform X2 — protein sequence MEELVGLREGSSGSPVTLQELWGPCPRIRRGIRGGLEWLKQKLFRVGEDWYFLMTLGVLMALISYAMNFAIGRVVRAHKWLYREIGDSHLLRYLSWTVYPVALVSFSSGFSQSITSFSGGSGIPELKTILSGVVLEDYLDIKNFGAKVVGLTCTLATGSTLFLGKVGPFVHLSVMIAAYLGRVHTKAIGEPENKNKQNEMLVAAAAVGVATVFAAPFSGVLFSIEVMSSHFSVWDYWRGFFAATCGAFMFRLLAVFNSEQETITSLYKTNFRVDVPFDLPEIFFFVALGAICGILSCAYLFCQRTFLGFVKTNRVTSKLLATSKPLYSALAALVLASVTYPPGVGRFIASRLSMKQHLESLFDNNSWALMTRNSSPPWPEELDPQNLWFEWYHPRFTIFGTLAFFLVMKFWMLILATTIPMPAGYFMPIFIFGAAIGRLIGEALAVAFPEGIVAGGVTNPIMPGGYALAGAAAFSGAVTHTISTALLAFELTGQIVHALPVLMAVLAANAIAQSFQPSFYDGTIIVKKLPYLPWIRGRKISSHRVTVEHFMDATITTVAKDTPLEEVVKVVTSTDMAKYLLVESTESQILVGTMERAHLVQALQAEPPSWAPGHQCLQDILAGGCPVEPVTLQLSPETSLHQAHNLFELLNLRSLPVTSRGRAVGSVSWVELKKAISSLTNPPAPK from the exons ATGGAAGAGCTGGTAGGGCTGCGTGAGGGCTCCTCGGGGAGCCCTGTGACTCTTCAGGAGCTATGGGGCCCGTGTCCCCGCATCCGCAGAGGCATTCGAG GGGGCCTGGAGTGGCTGAAGCAGAAGCTGTTCCGCGTCGGGGAGGACTGGTACTTCCTGATGACCCTCGGGGTGCTCATGGCCCTGATCAGCTACGCCATGAACTTCGCTATCGGGCGCGTGGTCAGAG CACACAAGTGGCTCTACCGGGAGATTGGGGACAGCCACCTGCTCCGGTATCTCTCCTGGACTGTGTACCCTGTGGCCCTGGTCTCCTTCTCCTCTGGCTTCAGCCAGAGCATCACATCCTTCTCTGGAG GTTCTGGAATCCCAGAGCTGAAAACTATTCTGTCAGGCGTGGTGTTGGAGGACTACCTGGATATTAAGAACTTCGGGGCCAAGGTCGTGGGCCTTACCTGCACCCTAGCCACTGGCAGCACCCTTTTCCTGGGCAAAGTG GGCCCCTTCGTGCACCTGTCTGTGATGATCGCTGCCTACCTGGGCCGTGTGCACACCAAGGCCATTGGGGAGCCTGAG AACAAGAACAAGCAGAACGAGATGCTGGTGGCAGCGGCCGCGGTGGGTGTGGCCACAGTGTTTGCAGCGCCCTTCAGCG GCGTCCTGTTCAGCATCGAGGTCATGTCTTCCCACTTCTCTGTCTGGGATTACTGGAGGGGCTTCTTCGCTGCCACCTGCGGGGCCTTCATGTTCCGCCTCCTGGCAGTCTTCAACAGCGAGCAGG agaCCATCACCTCCCTCTACAAGACCAATTTCAGGGTGGATGTCCCCTTCGACCTGCCAGAGATCTTCTTTTTTGTGGCCCTGGG ggccatCTGCGGCATCCTGAGCTGCGCTTACCTCTTCTGTCAGCGAACATTCCTTGGTTTTGTCAAGACCAACCGGGTCACCTCCAAACTGCTGGCCACCAG caaGCCTCTGTATTCCGCCCTGGCCGCCTTGGTTCTTGCTTCCGTCACCTACCCCCCTGGCGTGGGCCGCTTCATCGCTTCTCGG CTGTCCATGAAGCAGCATCTGGAGTCACTGTTCGACAACAACTCGTGGGCGCTGATGACCCGGAACTCATCCCCGCCCTGGCCTGAGGAGCTCGACCCCCAGAACCTGTGGTTCGAGTGGTACCACCCACGGTTCACCATCTTTGGGACCCTCGCCTTCTTCCTGGTTATGAAG TTCTGGATGCTGATTCTGGCCACCACAATCCCCATGCCTGCCGGCTACTTCATGCCCATATTCATCTTCG GAGCTGCCATCGGGCGCCTCATCGGGGAGGCCCTGGCTGTTGCCTTCCCTGAGGGCATCGTGGCCGGAGGGGTCACCAACCCCATTATGCCTGGAGGGTACGCCCTGGCAG GGGCTGCGGCCTTCTCAGGGGCTGTGACCCACACCATCTCCACGGCGCTGCTGGCCTTCGAGCTGACCGGCCAGATAGTGCACGCGTTGCCGGTGTTGATGGCCGTGCTGGCAGCGAACGCCATCGCCCAGAGCTTCCAGCCTTCCTTCTATGACGGCACCATCATTGTCAAGAAGCTGCCATACCTTCCGTGGATCCGAGGTCGGAAAATCAG CTCTCACCGTGTGACTGTGGAGCACTTCATGGACGCTACCATCACCACGGTGGCCAAGGACACACCGCTGGAGGAAGTGGTCAAGGTCGTGACCTCCACGGACATGGCCAAGTACCTCCTGGTGGAAAGCACAG AGTCCCAGATACTGGTGGGCACCATGGAAAGGGCCCACCTGGTGCAGGCCCTCCAGGCTGAGCCACCTTCCTGGGCTCCAGGACACCAG TGTCTCCAGGACATCTTGGCTGGGGGCTGTCCCGTGGAGCCAGTGACCCTGCAGCTGTCTCCGGAGACCTCCCTGCACCAG GCACACAACCTCTTCGAGCTGCTGAACCTTCGGTCCCTCCCTGTGACGTCCCGGGGCAGAGCTGTAGGCTCCGTGTCTTGGGTGGAG TTGAAGAAAGCAATTTCCAGCCTGACAAACCCACCAGCCCCAAAGTGA
- the FAM131C gene encoding protein FAM131C isoform X2 — MPQGTGPLNPDLPSSHPPAVAPDHVTGKDKQMDFCWDPWQRCFQTTNGYLSDSRSCSSNYNVAALATSSLVGVVQSIKDHITKPTAMARGRVAHLIEWKGWRAQRSGWEPSPAEDEHYCCLPDELREARFAAGVAEQFAITEATLSAWSSLDNEELHPENSPQDVVQLQELENLYLQDSLLSGPSQDDSLLAFSSPGLSPDGWPSPDEPPITAADPQPPSPEQQHRRRLPRGPGPEGGAHLQGSLPSVDSISLSEEEDEVFYN, encoded by the exons ATGCCCCAGGGCACGGGTCCTCTGAACCCAGACTTGCCCTCCAGCCATCCCCCTGCTGTCGCTCCAGACCATGTCACTGGCAAG GACAAACAGATGGATTTCTGTTGGGATCCTTGGCAG AGGTGCTTCCAGACCACCAACGGCTACCTGTCTGATTCCAGGTCCTGCTCCAGCAACTACAATGTGGCGGCTCTAGCCACCTCGTCCCTTGTGG GGGTGGTGCAGAGCATCAAGGACCACATCACGAAGCCCACGGCCATGGCGCGTGGCCGCGTGGCTCACCTCATCGAGTGGAAGGGCTGGCGTGCCCAGCGGTCGGGCTGGGAGCCATCCCCGGCTGAGGATGAGCATTACTGTTGCCTGCCAGACGAGCTGCGGGAGGCCCGCTTTGCTGCAG gggtcGCCGAACAGTTTGCCATCACAGAGGCCACACTGAGCGCCTGGTCCTCGCTGGACAATGAGGAGCTTCACCCCGAGAACAGCCCTCAGGACGTCGTCCAGCTACAGG AACTAGAGAACCTCTACCTTCAGGACAGTCTTCTGAGCGGCCCCTCCCAGGATGACAGTCTTCtggccttctcttcccctggccTCTCCCCCGATGGCTGGCCCTCACCCGATGAGCCCCCCATCACAGCTGccgacccccagccccccagccctgaACAGCAGCATCGGAGGCGGCTGCCTAGGGGCCCGGGGCCTGAGGGTGGGGCCCACCtgcagggctccctcccctcggTGGACAGCATCTCCCTCtcggaggaggaggacgaggtgTTCTACAACTGA
- the FAM131C gene encoding protein FAM131C isoform X1 — MGSCVSRDLFTSAHKDCPMPQGTGPLNPDLPSSHPPAVAPDHVTGKDKQMDFCWDPWQRCFQTTNGYLSDSRSCSSNYNVAALATSSLVGVVQSIKDHITKPTAMARGRVAHLIEWKGWRAQRSGWEPSPAEDEHYCCLPDELREARFAAGVAEQFAITEATLSAWSSLDNEELHPENSPQDVVQLQELENLYLQDSLLSGPSQDDSLLAFSSPGLSPDGWPSPDEPPITAADPQPPSPEQQHRRRLPRGPGPEGGAHLQGSLPSVDSISLSEEEDEVFYN; from the exons ATGGGCTCCTGCGTGTCGCGAG ATCTGTTCACAAGTGCCCACAAGGACTGCCCCATGCCCCAGGGCACGGGTCCTCTGAACCCAGACTTGCCCTCCAGCCATCCCCCTGCTGTCGCTCCAGACCATGTCACTGGCAAG GACAAACAGATGGATTTCTGTTGGGATCCTTGGCAG AGGTGCTTCCAGACCACCAACGGCTACCTGTCTGATTCCAGGTCCTGCTCCAGCAACTACAATGTGGCGGCTCTAGCCACCTCGTCCCTTGTGG GGGTGGTGCAGAGCATCAAGGACCACATCACGAAGCCCACGGCCATGGCGCGTGGCCGCGTGGCTCACCTCATCGAGTGGAAGGGCTGGCGTGCCCAGCGGTCGGGCTGGGAGCCATCCCCGGCTGAGGATGAGCATTACTGTTGCCTGCCAGACGAGCTGCGGGAGGCCCGCTTTGCTGCAG gggtcGCCGAACAGTTTGCCATCACAGAGGCCACACTGAGCGCCTGGTCCTCGCTGGACAATGAGGAGCTTCACCCCGAGAACAGCCCTCAGGACGTCGTCCAGCTACAGG AACTAGAGAACCTCTACCTTCAGGACAGTCTTCTGAGCGGCCCCTCCCAGGATGACAGTCTTCtggccttctcttcccctggccTCTCCCCCGATGGCTGGCCCTCACCCGATGAGCCCCCCATCACAGCTGccgacccccagccccccagccctgaACAGCAGCATCGGAGGCGGCTGCCTAGGGGCCCGGGGCCTGAGGGTGGGGCCCACCtgcagggctccctcccctcggTGGACAGCATCTCCCTCtcggaggaggaggacgaggtgTTCTACAACTGA